One Solanum pennellii chromosome 9, SPENNV200 DNA segment encodes these proteins:
- the LOC107030682 gene encoding EPIDERMAL PATTERNING FACTOR-like protein 4, with product MGGISHQNFSFAKIATLTFLLLTPLVSAFRINPTKTLGGSESDIIERVVTQRKLSGPGSSPPTCRSKCGRCSPCKPVRVSIQPGFSFTLEYYPEAWRCKCGNNLFMP from the exons ATGGGTGGCATATCACACCAAAATTTCTCTTTTGCAAAAATAGCCACTTTAACTTTCCTCTTGCTTACTCCACTTGTTTCTGCTTTTCGGATAAATCCCACTAAAACACTTG GTGGTAGTGAGTCAGATATAATTGAACGAGTTGTGACTCAAAGAAAACTGAGTGGACCGGGTTCATCACCACCCACCTGCAGATCCAAATGTGGAAGGTGTTCGCCGTGTAAACCGGTTCGGGTTTCGATTCAACCGGGTTTTAGTTTCACTTTAGAGTACTACCCTGAAGCGTGGAGGTGCAAGTGTGGAAATAATCTATTCATGCCttag